One window from the genome of Nicotiana sylvestris chromosome 9, ASM39365v2, whole genome shotgun sequence encodes:
- the LOC104232996 gene encoding uncharacterized protein isoform X1: MASSNRRKSSIDRLMIGEEITEDKLVIKKEILEYYQNLYTEFEPWRPTADFEDLASLNEEEKDRLESPFEEQEVLAALNTCGPNKAPGPDGFTMAFFQKAWNFLKLEVMDALSHFHQNCHMVKSCNASFIALIPKKKGAIELRDYRPISLISSVYKLTSKILAERLKKVIGKLVSGQQNAFIRNRQIMDASLIANETLDWRIKNGGTSILCKLDIEKAFDQLNWPYLINILRRMGFSERWIKFSITTVKYSVLVNRSPVGFFSPQKGLRQGDPLSPFLFILAMEGLTKMLEKAKQLQWIQGFQVGRTLENSVIVSHLLFADDTLIFCGAEKSQVLNLNLTLLIFEVLSGLHINMLKSVIYPVNEVSNLAELAEILGCKTGTFPTTYLGLPLGAKHKSVGIWNGVIKRFEKRLSSWQMQYLSMGGRLTLINSVLDSIPIYYMSLFPIPCSVLKQLDRLRRRFLWEGNSLTHKISLVKWSKVTQPKSQGGLGIRDLKAHDTCMLWKWLWRYGQPENGFWKDVIDAKYGMQSHWCTKNSSTPHGVGLWKNISRNWSEFFENVIFKVGNVMHVKSWKERCIGKSMIYWHSLKL, translated from the coding sequence ATGGCAAGTTCAAACAGGAGGAAAAGTAGCATTGATAGACTCATGATAGGGGAGGAGATTACTGAAGACAAATTGGTCATCAAAAAAGAAATTCTGGAATACTACCAAAACCTGTATACTGAGTTTGAACCCTGGAGACCTACTGCAGACTTTGAAGACCTGGCTTCTTTAAACGAGGAGGAGAAAGATCGGCTAGAATCACCCTTTGAAGAACAAGAGGTGCTAGCAGCCCTGAACACTTGTGGTCCTAACAAGGCACCTGGGCCAGATGGCTTCACAATGGCCTTCTTCCAAAAAGCTTGGAATTTCCTCAAGTTAGAAGTTATGGATGCTCTTAGCCACTTCCACCAGAATTGCCATATGGTGAAGTCTTGCAATGCTTCCTTCATTGCACTTATCCCTAAAAAGAAAGGTGCAATTGAGTTAAGAGATTACAGGCCTATTAGCTTAATAAGCAGTGTTTATAAGCTAACTTCTAAAATACTGGCTGAGAGACTCAAGAAGGTTATTGGCAAGCTAGTTTCAGGCCAACAAAATGCTTTTATCAGAAACAGGCAGATCATGGATGCATCCTTAATTGCTAATGAAACCTTGGATTGGAGAATCAAAAATGGAGGCACGAGTATTCTTTGCAAGCTAGACATTGAGAAAGCATTTGATCAATTAAACTGGCCCTATCTAATCAACATATTGAGGAGAATGGGGTTTAGTGAAAGGTGGATTAAATTCAGCATTACCACTGTGAAATACTCTGTTTTGGTTAATAGGAGTCCTGTTGGATTTTTTTCTCCACAAAAAGGCCTCAGGCAGGGAGACCCTCtctcccctttcctttttatatTGGCTATGGAAGGACTAACTAAAATGCTTGAAAAAGCAAAGCAGCTGCAATGGATACAAGGTTTTCAAGTGGGAAGGACCTTAGAAAACTCAGTGATAGTCTCACATTTATTGTTTGCAGATGATACCTTAATATTTTGTGGGGCAGAGAAGTCACAGGTTCTCAACCTCAACCTTACTTTGCTCATCTTTGAAGTTTTATCTGGCCTACACATTAACATGTTGAAAAGCGTCATATATCCGGTTAATGAGGTCTCCAATCTAGCTGAACTGGCTGAGATTCTTGGCTGCAAGACGGGCACTTTCCCTACAACCTACCTAGGCCTTCCATTGGGAGCTAAACACAAGTCAGTTGGCATATGGAATGGAGTAATAAAAAGGTTTGAGAAAAGGCTCTCTTCCTGGCAGATGCAGTACCTTTCCATGGGTGGCAGGCTCACATTAATAAATAGTGTTCTTGATAGCATCCCAATATACTACATGTCATTATTCCCTATCCCATGCTCAGTTTTAAAGCAATTAGATAGACTCAGAAGGAGATTCTTATGGGAAGGGAATAGCCTAACCCATAAAATTTCCTTGGTTAAGTGGTCGAAGGTCACTCAACCAAAGTCACAAGGAGGTTTGGGCATCAGGGACCTAAAAGCTCACGACACATGTATGCTCTGGAAATGGTTATGGAGGTATGGTCAGCCGGAGAATGGGTTTTGGAAAGATGTCATTGATGCCAAGTATGGAATGCAAAGCCATTGGTGTACCAAAAATAGCTCAAC